Proteins found in one Aneurinibacillus uraniidurans genomic segment:
- the thiD gene encoding bifunctional hydroxymethylpyrimidine kinase/phosphomethylpyrimidine kinase gives MAVYKALTIAGSDSGGGAGIQADIKTFQELGVFGMSVLTALTAQNTNGVHGVFAVPPEFVAQQLDAVLSDLGTDAVKTGMLFDSSIIRTVADKLKEYKVKNYVLDPVMIAKGGAPLLLEEAVAAVKEHLLPLSMVVTPNLPEAEVLTGMKRIETIEEMKEAAYILHAGGAANVVIKGGHGTGPQVTDLLYDGDTFTEMTADRFDTPHTHGTGCTFAAATAAGLAQGMSVSDAVKQAKAFITAAITHPLGIGSGHGPTNHWAYNRCEKL, from the coding sequence ACAGTGGCGGCGGAGCAGGCATTCAGGCTGATATAAAAACATTTCAAGAACTTGGTGTGTTCGGTATGTCGGTACTAACTGCCTTGACGGCACAAAATACAAACGGCGTGCACGGTGTATTCGCCGTGCCGCCTGAATTCGTTGCGCAGCAGCTGGATGCGGTGCTATCTGATCTTGGAACGGACGCCGTGAAAACAGGTATGCTGTTTGATAGCTCGATTATTCGTACGGTTGCGGATAAGTTGAAGGAGTACAAGGTGAAAAATTATGTACTCGACCCGGTGATGATTGCGAAAGGCGGAGCACCGCTGCTGCTTGAAGAAGCAGTTGCTGCAGTAAAGGAGCATCTGCTTCCGCTTTCGATGGTTGTTACGCCGAATTTGCCGGAAGCAGAGGTGCTGACCGGCATGAAAAGGATTGAAACGATTGAAGAGATGAAAGAAGCTGCTTATATCCTGCATGCAGGTGGAGCGGCAAATGTTGTTATTAAAGGCGGGCATGGAACGGGTCCACAGGTGACCGATCTTTTATATGATGGAGATACGTTCACGGAGATGACGGCAGATCGTTTCGATACACCGCATACACATGGAACGGGCTGTACATTTGCAGCCGCAACCGCAGCGGGTCTGGCGCAGGGGATGTCGGTGTCTGATGCAGTTAAGCAGGCGAAGGCGTTTATTACAGCCGCTATTACGCATCCACTTGGGATTGGAAGCGGACATGGTCCAACCAATCACTGGGCATACAATCG